TCCCTCCAACGGGCAAAGCTCTCGAAACCGTCCGTGATGCTGCATTATAACTTGAAAAGGAATTAATAAGATTTCTAGCAAAATAGGACTGTTCATCCCAATACTTTTGGGAAAAGATCATTTGCCGTTCGTTCTGATAATTTAGTTCAACTTTAAAATATTTCAGAAAGGAATACTTTATTGAAGCGCGTAAGAGTAAGTTCTGTAAAGAGAAGGTATTTTGAAGGTTATATATTTCATCAATGGGTCTATATTTCCAGTCTAAGAACCCTAGTTTAGATAAACTATCCGAAAAACTGGCTCTATAATCTTTTACGATACTTGCCGGCTGCCCGGAGGCATCAAACATGGAAGCATAAGGGTACATATATTTATACTTTCCGCCGGTCATTTGTACCGATTTGGTTAAAACTTCATTGCCCACATCTATCTTTTGCTGGCTGAAATTCAACATGGCCGAAACCTCCAAATTCTTTAACGGCTTAAATTGATTTGAGGAAACAATCGTTGTCCTGTCATTTCGATTCCGCGCCATGCTTGACTGATTCCTGTCATGGCTTAATGAAACATAATATGCGTAATCTTTTGTACCACCCCGCACCCCGATGGAGTACTGCTGATTCAAAGCATTCCGATAAGCGTATTTTGAAATATCATTACGCCAGTCATTTGATCCTAGCTGCCTTAGCAATAGATCTTCCTCTGCCTGGGTAATTTCTCCTTTATTCTTTCGGTCAAATATCTCCACTGCCGGCGTCACTATCGGGAAAAAGGTTTTATCCGATAGATCTGCACTAAAATAACCTTTATCATAAAGGAATCTTTCTACTTCGATATAATCAAATGCATTTAAATAGTTTTGATCGTAGCTAAGATTTGGTTTCTTGATAAAAGTAAGGCTGGTTGCAAAATCAACCTTCATTCTTTCTTTGTATTGCCCTTTCTTTGATGTTAATACGATTACGCCATTTCCGCTTCGCGCGCCCCAAACTCCTGCGGCGGTTGCATCTTTCAGGATCGTTACATCAGAGTAGTCATTGGCATTGAGATTCTTAATATCACCTTCATAAGGAAAATTATCCAAAACAATCAAGGGATTCGGATTTACCCTGTTAAGTGACAACGTACTAACCCCCCGCACATAAACACCCATGTCAGCACCCGAAGGCATCTTAGGAATGAACTGGCCGAATTCCGGCGTTCTTATTGATAACATCCCACTTGCAGCCCCATCCAGCCGATCCAAAATATTAAAACTGGTCGACCGGTTGATGAAGCCGCTGTCTATGACCGATACGGCCCCCGGTGTCTCCCGCTTCTTCAGCACCTGGTACCCCGTGTTCGCCGTGACCTCTACGGCTTCGATCTGGGCTACGGAGGGTTCGAGGATGAAGTTCTTGGTGCGCTCCCCGTCGAGGCGGTACTGGCGGCTGAGGAACCCGATAGAATTGATAATCAGGGTCGATTGCGGGTGAACCCGCTCGATTTTGTAAAAGCCGTTGCCATTGGTCACCCCGCCCTTCCGCTCCCCTTTCACCATAATCGTTACCCCCGGCAGCGCAACCCCGTCATTATCCATCACCATCCCGGATACCGTGATCAGCAGCTCTTCGCTCTTCAGCCGCACCGGGTGCTGGCTCCTGAACAGGATGATATTGCCCCCGCGATAGGTCCAGTCGACCAGTTGGTTCCCCAATACCTTGTCCATCACTTCCGCGACCGGGGTATTGCGGAAGTGAACGGTGAGCTGCTGGCTGAAATCAATGACTTTGCTCGACCGGTTGACGTAAATGCCGGTTTCCTTGTCCATCAAATCGAATATTTCCTCGATGCTGTAAGTACCCGAAAGCGTAAACGTCTTTTCTTGGGGAAGCGTTTGCTGGGGAGGCGTGGCAGCCTCCTGGGCGCGGGCCGTACCGGCCACGCGGAATAACAGGGTGAAAGTGAAAAAGCCGTAAACCAGAATCGCTGCAATATTCCCCATGCGAATGTCTTTACAAATTTTGGTTGTTTGTATGTCGTTCGTTCTGGCAGCAAACTCCGGGGTACTTTTCACATGGAAATAGGCCATGCAGGAATCCGGGGATTAGTCTCATAAAATAACCAAAAATCCTATTTACAAAAATAGGATTTTCGCTTTTGTCTAAGCATGCTAACGTGTTAGTGTAGTTGATAGGCCCTACCATGGGGCTATTATCTTAAATGCCTGAGGCGATTGCGTAAATTCTTTAGCGCGATTTTTATGTGGCTTTTCACGGTTTCCGGTTTCAACTCCATTTCCACAGCGATCTGCCGGTGCGGCTTCCCTTCCAGGTACGACTTTTCAAACGCCAGCCGTTGCTGGCCCGGCAAAGATTGCATCGCATCATGCAACCCGCGGCGCGTATCCCACCTTTCGAGCTGCTCGCCGGTCTCAAACCTGGGCTCCGTTTCCTCGAACCGGTCTTTCCGCCGCTTATCCGTCACCGCTTTCCGCTGCGCACTGAGACAATTGTTACGCACGGCACTGAATATGTATGCTTTATACTTCTCGGGCTCCACCTTATCCAGATGGCAGCGCCTGATAATCACTTCAAATGTATCCATCACCACGTCATCCGCCTCTGCCAGGTTTTTCTTCTGCAGCAAATAGGCAGCCTCTGTAATCAATGCCCTGTGATATTGCCTGAACAAATCACAGATCAATTGATGCATTGCATCTGAAGGCTCATGTGGCGTGAATGATTCTTCCGACATATAATTCGCATCTCGTTTTTAGATTGTTAAAATACATCAGCTCCTTTATTCCCTTCGATATTCCCGGGAAAAAGAAGCCCATGTACAATCAAATGCAATTACGGAAATTTCTTCACTCAATTTAGTGAAAAAATAGAATGCAAGAAAAAGCGAGTTGTTAACCTCGCGTTAATCAATGGATCCTGGTTCATGTCATGCATGCACCCCGCAAAACAAATATAATGGTTAACTCAGGGAATTACTAACAAACAAATCAGAGAATATGCTCGCTGTCCTTCACAATCTCCAAACGGTACCCGATCCGGGATAACAACTCGCTCGACTCATCCAGCAAATCCAACAACTCCTCCCGCAAATTCGACCCATTCTCTCCCGCCCGATGAACGAAATCCTCCCAACTCAGGTTGTCCGTCAAGAAGATGAACTGCAATCTGTTCGTCAAATATGAATTTTCCATAATGAAAAAATTAATATATGGTCCTGATTGTCCTGAAATACACTAGAATACATACAGTTTCTTCCCTTCAATCCGGTAACGCACCCCCTCCGATACCCGCAGCACATCCATAAACTCCTCCAACGGCTTGTTCTTGTCCAGCTTCACATCAAACGCATATGCCGCCAATTCCGGCCTGTCCACCACCAGTTCCAGCGAATACCAACGCTCCAGCGCCTTCGCTATCTCCTGGAAATCAGCTGATTTGAAATAATATACCCCCTGCATCCACGAGAGCTTGTCCCGCTGGTCAAACGCCATTACCTCCAAAGCCCCGTTCTCCCGCCACACGGCTTCCTGCCCCGGCTTCAACTCCGCCGTACCTCCCTCTCCCACCGCGCGGACACGGCCGCTCACCAACGAAGTCACCACCCTCCCAGGCTCATATGTATTCACGTTGAACGTCGTTCCCAATACCTGCACTTCCCCCTGCGGCGTCTGCACCACAAAAGGTTTGCCCGCATCAGGCGATACATTGAAATATGCCTCGCCGCTCACTTCCACCTCCCGCCTGTCGCCGGTAAAAGTGAAAGGAAAACGGATGGAACTTTTAGAATTCAGCCAAACCTCGGTACCGTCAGACAATACCAGCCGGCAATCCAGCCGCTGCGGCACCTCCAGCTGGTTCCAGCCGTCCGCCGTTCCGGAGGGATCCTCGTACCGGAGCGTATTGTCTTCCCCCATCCACACCTTCACACTGGCCACCAGCCGCGAAGAATTGGGCCGCAGCGCAATCCGCTCGCCACCCGCCATATTGATCGTTACCTCGTCGGATACAAACTCCGGCTGCAGCCGCGCCAGCTCTTTAATGTCGGGCTGCGGATGATAAAAATACCGGGAATACATCACCGTAGCCACCATCGCCAGTACAGACGCCGCGGCCACCCACCGGAAAATCCGGATCGTACGGCCCGACCGCTCCGCGCCTTCCAGGGCCTGCGCCGCCAGCTCGTCCCACCGCTTGCTGGTAGGCCGCTCGCGCAACAGCTCAATCATTTCAGGCGAATTGTACAACTCATATAACTCGTCGCACATCTTTTTGACCTGAGGATCCGCCATCGCCGCTTCCAGCTCGGCGTCCTCACTTTGGGTCGTAGTACCCGCCAGTTTCTGCAGGTACAAATGCCGTATATGATCTAAATTTTCAGCCATAAGCGAAGAGGTCTTATATAAATAGATGGATTTTACATCCCCGCAGGGTGTATCGGCCAAAAAAAATTCAAACGGAAATCTAACGAATCATCTCCATTCCATCACTATTAAAGCAGGCGAAAACAATTTAAATTTGAAAGAATTAATCAATTCCTCCATACAGATGCGTTTATTCTCCACCTGCCTTGCGCTGCTTGCGCCGGCTGTCCTCATGGCGCAGGACCCGGCCCGATACGTCAGGCCCATCATCGGGACCGCCAAAATGGGACACACCTATCCCGGTGCCACCGTCCCTTTCGGCATGGTCCAGCTTAGCCCGGACACAGACACCATTCCTTATGAAATGAACGGGAAATACAACCCCGACGTCTACCGCTACTGCGCCGGCTACCAGTATGCCGATCCCACCATCACCGGGTTCTCCCATACCCATTTCAGCGGCACCGGCCACTCCGACCTCGGCGATTTCCTCCTCATGCCCGCCAACGGGCCCGTCCAGCTCAACCCCGGCACGGCAGACCATCCCGAGAACGGCTACCGCTCCCGGTTCTCCCATCAAAACGAGACCGCCGAGCCCGCCTACTACAAGGTACTGCTCAACGACCATCATATCACCGCAGAGCTCACCGCCACCAACCGCACCGGCATGCACCGGTACACATTTTCCTCAGGCGACAACCCGCATATCGTCCTCGACCTTATGGCGAACCTCTACAATTACACAAACAAGAATGTGTGGACGTTTGTACGGGTAGAAAACGACACCCTCATTACCGGGTACCGCCAGACCAATGGCTGGGCCCGCACCCGCACGCTCTATTTCGCCATGACCTTTTCCAAACCCATCCGCCGGTACGGCCACCAGAACATAGCCAACGACGTGTACCGGGGCTTCTGGCGCAAGTTCAACCAGACGGAAAACTTCCCCGAAATGGCCGGCCGCCAGCTGCGCGCCTGGTTCGGCTTCGATGCGCAGCCCGGCGAAGCGGTGACCGTTAAGATGGCTTTGTCGCCCGTGAGCACCGAAGGCGCGGTCAACAACCTGCGGGCGGAGAACCCCGGCTGGGACTTCGACGCCGTCCGCCGCCAGGGCCGCGACGCCTGGAATCGCGAACTTTCCAAAGTGAAAGCCGAAATGCCCGACGAAGACGGGCTCGTGAATTTCTACACCGCGCTCTACCATACCTACCTCGGGCCTACCACGTATGCCGACGCAGACGGGCAATACCGCGGCATCGACCAGAACAACCATCGCGCGGAAGGCTGGACCAACTACAGCACTTTTTCGTTGTGGGACACCTATCGCGCCCTGCACCCGCTATTCAACATCCTCCAACCCACCCGCAATGCCGATATGGTCAGGTCGATGCTGGAACATTACAACCAGAGCGTCCATAAAATGCTGCCGGTATGGAGCCACCAGGGCAACGAAAACTGGTGCATGATCGGGTACCACAGCGTGTCGGTGATCGCAGACGCCATCATGAAGGGCAATATAAAAGGGTACGACGCCATGCAGGCACTCGAAGCCTGCGCCGCCACCGCCCGTTACAAACCCTACGACGGCATCGGGTATTACATGCAGCTCGGGTATGTGCCGGAAGACAAGAACAGCTCGTCTGTCTCCAAAACGCTGGAATATGCCTACGATGACTGGTGCATCGCGCAGGTAGCGAAAAAACTCGGCCGCAATGATCTCTTCACGGAATTTGCCAAACGCGCCGAAAACTACCGTAACGTGTACGACGCTTCCACCGGCTTCATGCGGCCACGGATGAGCGATGGGACTTTCCGCAGGGAATTCGATGTATTGAGCACGCACGGACAGGGATATATTGAAGGCAATGCCTGGAATTACAGTCTGTACGTACCACATGCGCCGGCGGAAATGATTGCATTAATGGGCGGTAAAAAACAATTCACCGGCCACCTGGATTCGCTTTTCACCATGCACCTGCCCGATGCGTTTTTCGCCGAAACGGAAGACATCACCCGCGAAGGCATCATCGGCAATTACGTACACGGCAACGAACCCGCCCATCACGCCGCCTATCTCTACAACTGGACGGACGCGCCCTGGAAAACGCAGGAACGCGTAAGGATGATCATCGAAAAAATGTACAAGCCAACGCCGGACGGGTTGGGCGGCAACGACGACTGCGGCCAGATGAGCGCATGGTATCTCTTTACCGCGCTGGGCTTCTACCCGGTTTGTCCCGGTTCCACGGAATATGCGCTGGGCAGCCCCACCGTAGTATCTGCAGACATCAGGCTGGAGAACGGCCGCACCTTCAGCGTGAAAACGGTGAACCAGGGCGCAAAGAACGTATATGTGAAAAAAGCCGTACTGAACGGGCGCCCGCTCGACCGCTTCATTACGCACAACGATATCATGAACGGCGGCACGCTGGTGTTCCACATGAGCGCGAAGCCCGTGAAGTAACGGGCAAAAAAAACATCCCGGAGAACCGGGATGCAGAATTTACAGTGAACAATGAAATAGCATTGATTGCTACTATTCCAGGATCTTGATTATTTTCCAGTTGTTGTAAATGAATAAGGATAAGCAGCCTCGTTTGTGCCCCTTTGTTTGTTAGGATTCGCCCCCATCGTCACTTTCATCAATCCGCCCTGCTGGATGGCCGAATGGCTGATCCAGTTCGCGTTGTGGGGTTTCCCGTTCAGCGTAATGTTTTGGGTATACACATTCGATTTGCCGTTGCCCGGCGCTTCGATCACGAATTTCTTACCGTCTTGCAGCGTTACCGTCATTTTGGAGAACAGCGGCGCGCCGAGTACGTATTGGTCGGTGCCGGGGCATACGGGATAGAATCCCATGGCGGAGAACACGTACCAGGCTGAGGTCTGGCCGTTATCTTCGTCGCCGCAATAGCCGTCGGGGCCGGCGTGGTAGAGGCGGTCCATCACCTGGCGCACCCAGTATTGTGATTTCCAGGGCTGGCCGGCGTAGTTGTAGAGATAGATCATGTGCTGAATGGGCTGGTTGCCGTGCGCGTACTGGCCCATGTTGGCGATCTGCATTTCGCGGATTTCGTGGATAACGGAGCCATAGTAGCTTTCGTCATATACCGGCGCCATTACGAAAACCGAGTCGAGCATCTCCGTGAATTGCTGACGGCCGCCCATGAGGCGTGCGAGGCCTTCCACGTCGTGGAAAACGGACCAGGTGTAGTGCCAGCTGTTGCCTTCGGTGAAGGCGTCGCCCCATTTGAAGGGGTTGAAAGGCGCCTGGAATTTGCCGTCTTTATTCTTGCCACGCATCAGTTTGGTTTCCGGGTCAAAGATGTTGCGGAAGTGCTGGCTGCGTTTTTTGAAGCGTTCGATCTCTTCAGCAGGGCGTTTCAGCGCAATGGCGAGTTTGTAGATCGTGAAATCGTCGTACGCGTATTCGAGGGTGCGCGCGGCGTTTTCGTTGACGTTGACGTCATAGGGGACGTAACCCAGTTCGTTATAATACTTCACGCCTTTGCGGCCAACGGAGCTGAGGGGGCCTTCGTTTTCGGAGTTCTTCAGCAGGGCCTGGTAGAGCGTTTCGATATCGTATCCGCGGATGCCTTTCAGGTAGCTGTCGGCGATGAGCGAGGCGGAATTGGAGCCGATCATGCAGTCGCGGTGCCCGGGGCTGGCCCACTCGGGCAACCAGCCGGATTCCTTGTAAGTATTGGCGAGGCCTTCCATGATCTGGCCGTTCAGCTCCGGGTACATGAGGGTATAGAAAGGGAATACGGCGCGGAAGGTGTCCCAGAATCCATTGTCGGTGAACATGACACCCGGCAGTACTTTGCCGTTGTAAGGGCTGTAGTGCACCTGTTCGTTCTGCGCGTTGTATTCGTAAAATTTGCGGGGGAAGAGCAGGGTGCGGTAGAGGCAGGAGTAGAAAGTGCGCACCTGGTCGGAGGTACCGCCTTCCACGGCGATGCGGCCCAGTTCTTTATTCCATGCCTGTTTGGCTTTTTGTTTGGTGGCGTCGAAGTTATCCTTTCCCACTTCGCGCTGCAGGTTGAGGGCGGCTTGTTCGTGGGAGATGAAGGAAGAAGCGGCTTTTACGTGTACCGTTTCGCCTTTGGATGTGGCGAAGCCGATGATGGCGCCGGCATGACCGGCCCGGAGCTCGAGCGTGTCTTTGGCGAGGCGGTTGCCGTCCCAGGTGTGGGCGAGGGCAAAGGGCTTATCGAACACGAGCACGAAATAATTTTTGAAATTCTCGGGAACGCCGCCACTGTTGCGGGTGGAGTAACCGATGATTTTCTTTTCGGCGGGGATGATCTTCACGTAGCTGCCACGGTCGAAGGCGTCGACTACGATAAATGCGCTGTCGGTTTTAGGGAAGGTGAAACGGAATTGCGCGGCCCTTTCTGTGGGCGCGATTTCGGTGGTAACGTTGGCGTCGGCGAGGTAAACGGAGTAATAGTAGGGTTTGGCGGTTTCCGCTTTATGGGAGAACCAGCTGGCACGGTCGTCCTGCGTGAATTTCATGCGGCCGGTGACGGGCATGAGGGAGAATTGTCCGTAGTCGTTGATCCAGGGGGAAGGCTGATGGGTTTGTTTGAAACCGCGGATTTTATCGGCGCTGTACTGGTAGGCCCATCCGTCACCGTTTTTATTGGTTTGCGGCATCCAGAAGTTCATGCCCCAGGGGGTGGCGATGGCGGGATAGGTGTTACCGTTGGACAGGCTTCCTTTGGAATCTGTTCCCATGAGTGGGTTGACCCATTCCACGGGGTCAGTTACTTTCTGTACGGTTTGAGCGTTGGCGTGCAAGCCTGCACATAATGCGACGAGGCACCAGCGAAATGTATTCATAATGCAAAATCGATTTTGTAAAAAAGGGGGCCGGCCCAGGAATGGGCCAGCCGTTAGATGCTACTCTTTATTGTTTGTATGATAAGCACTTGTTCACTTGACGCCTTTGGGCCTGTCTTATTCCCGGAATCGGATGAAACCTGACCGGCAGACGGCGGCTCGCATAAAATGATCCGGCGTGGCGTCTACTGCAAGATGGCTTTGCCATTTGCGGTCGTAAATTTACCAAACCTAATCAATATCCGGGCGTCTTTTCCATTCAAAAATAATTTCCCTCCCCGTTTCTGCCAAAAGTTCGCCTAAACGAAAAGGCCGATCCTTGTAACCGACTGATAGGCAACAGGTTGTAAAAACCGTTTTGGACAGGAAGAAATCCGGGCGGCAGGGCCGTTTCGGGCAGCCAACCGTCAGGATCGCGGGAGATGGGTGTCAGCATCTTTGTATCTAACCTGTTTTCCACATTTC
Above is a genomic segment from Chitinophaga pollutisoli containing:
- a CDS encoding SusC/RagA family TonB-linked outer membrane protein, with protein sequence MAYFHVKSTPEFAARTNDIQTTKICKDIRMGNIAAILVYGFFTFTLLFRVAGTARAQEAATPPQQTLPQEKTFTLSGTYSIEEIFDLMDKETGIYVNRSSKVIDFSQQLTVHFRNTPVAEVMDKVLGNQLVDWTYRGGNIILFRSQHPVRLKSEELLITVSGMVMDNDGVALPGVTIMVKGERKGGVTNGNGFYKIERVHPQSTLIINSIGFLSRQYRLDGERTKNFILEPSVAQIEAVEVTANTGYQVLKKRETPGAVSVIDSGFINRSTSFNILDRLDGAASGMLSIRTPEFGQFIPKMPSGADMGVYVRGVSTLSLNRVNPNPLIVLDNFPYEGDIKNLNANDYSDVTILKDATAAGVWGARSGNGVIVLTSKKGQYKERMKVDFATSLTFIKKPNLSYDQNYLNAFDYIEVERFLYDKGYFSADLSDKTFFPIVTPAVEIFDRKNKGEITQAEEDLLLRQLGSNDWRNDISKYAYRNALNQQYSIGVRGGTKDYAYYVSLSHDRNQSSMARNRNDRTTIVSSNQFKPLKNLEVSAMLNFSQQKIDVGNEVLTKSVQMTGGKYKYMYPYASMFDASGQPASIVKDYRASFSDSLSKLGFLDWKYRPIDEIYNLQNTFSLQNLLLRASIKYSFLKYFKVELNYQNERQMIFSQKYWDEQSYFARNLINSFSSYNAASRTVSRALPVGGIMAISDYDWRANSFRSSVSFQRRFKSHIISTIIGGELREVNASGFDRESVGYDNINGIPITNLNTSLSFPLTPIGNATLNDKLNLGGSNDGILNRYLSYYAIIDYNLLRKYDLTIIGRKDGTNLFGARTNERIKPFWSLGGGWHIEKEQFFKLNFVNSLKLRVSIGENGNIYNGSAYLTATRGVDPLTGLPNSLVANPANAELSWEKVRIANLGLDFSMFKNVVFGSIELFRKSNKDLVQQVVLAPQTGFSSAYLNSAATKANGLEVTLNGVFKLGQVRWYSKLTATNLKDELVESTQLPNRSNIFINDPFTQMILVKGKSLKGVFSYKWAGIHPQTGDPQGYLDGQISREYSKILNNFHPDSLVYHGSGFPQWFGNWRNDFSYKNIHLSFTLTYKFKYYFRRPSVELNYVDILRKDAHMDYTKRWTKPGDELFTEVPSVTYPSNDLRSQFYQRSEVLVERGDHIRLQDIRLSYQSKLKQKGVFKSYELFTYCNNIGILWRANRMGLDPDVSHMGNLYLMTRVPNSFSASVGAIMKL
- a CDS encoding sigma-70 family RNA polymerase sigma factor, translating into MSEESFTPHEPSDAMHQLICDLFRQYHRALITEAAYLLQKKNLAEADDVVMDTFEVIIRRCHLDKVEPEKYKAYIFSAVRNNCLSAQRKAVTDKRRKDRFEETEPRFETGEQLERWDTRRGLHDAMQSLPGQQRLAFEKSYLEGKPHRQIAVEMELKPETVKSHIKIALKNLRNRLRHLR
- a CDS encoding FecR family protein; the protein is MAENLDHIRHLYLQKLAGTTTQSEDAELEAAMADPQVKKMCDELYELYNSPEMIELLRERPTSKRWDELAAQALEGAERSGRTIRIFRWVAAASVLAMVATVMYSRYFYHPQPDIKELARLQPEFVSDEVTINMAGGERIALRPNSSRLVASVKVWMGEDNTLRYEDPSGTADGWNQLEVPQRLDCRLVLSDGTEVWLNSKSSIRFPFTFTGDRREVEVSGEAYFNVSPDAGKPFVVQTPQGEVQVLGTTFNVNTYEPGRVVTSLVSGRVRAVGEGGTAELKPGQEAVWRENGALEVMAFDQRDKLSWMQGVYYFKSADFQEIAKALERWYSLELVVDRPELAAYAFDVKLDKNKPLEEFMDVLRVSEGVRYRIEGKKLYVF
- a CDS encoding GH92 family glycosyl hydrolase, with translation MKELINSSIQMRLFSTCLALLAPAVLMAQDPARYVRPIIGTAKMGHTYPGATVPFGMVQLSPDTDTIPYEMNGKYNPDVYRYCAGYQYADPTITGFSHTHFSGTGHSDLGDFLLMPANGPVQLNPGTADHPENGYRSRFSHQNETAEPAYYKVLLNDHHITAELTATNRTGMHRYTFSSGDNPHIVLDLMANLYNYTNKNVWTFVRVENDTLITGYRQTNGWARTRTLYFAMTFSKPIRRYGHQNIANDVYRGFWRKFNQTENFPEMAGRQLRAWFGFDAQPGEAVTVKMALSPVSTEGAVNNLRAENPGWDFDAVRRQGRDAWNRELSKVKAEMPDEDGLVNFYTALYHTYLGPTTYADADGQYRGIDQNNHRAEGWTNYSTFSLWDTYRALHPLFNILQPTRNADMVRSMLEHYNQSVHKMLPVWSHQGNENWCMIGYHSVSVIADAIMKGNIKGYDAMQALEACAATARYKPYDGIGYYMQLGYVPEDKNSSSVSKTLEYAYDDWCIAQVAKKLGRNDLFTEFAKRAENYRNVYDASTGFMRPRMSDGTFRREFDVLSTHGQGYIEGNAWNYSLYVPHAPAEMIALMGGKKQFTGHLDSLFTMHLPDAFFAETEDITREGIIGNYVHGNEPAHHAAYLYNWTDAPWKTQERVRMIIEKMYKPTPDGLGGNDDCGQMSAWYLFTALGFYPVCPGSTEYALGSPTVVSADIRLENGRTFSVKTVNQGAKNVYVKKAVLNGRPLDRFITHNDIMNGGTLVFHMSAKPVK
- a CDS encoding GH92 family glycosyl hydrolase produces the protein MNTFRWCLVALCAGLHANAQTVQKVTDPVEWVNPLMGTDSKGSLSNGNTYPAIATPWGMNFWMPQTNKNGDGWAYQYSADKIRGFKQTHQPSPWINDYGQFSLMPVTGRMKFTQDDRASWFSHKAETAKPYYYSVYLADANVTTEIAPTERAAQFRFTFPKTDSAFIVVDAFDRGSYVKIIPAEKKIIGYSTRNSGGVPENFKNYFVLVFDKPFALAHTWDGNRLAKDTLELRAGHAGAIIGFATSKGETVHVKAASSFISHEQAALNLQREVGKDNFDATKQKAKQAWNKELGRIAVEGGTSDQVRTFYSCLYRTLLFPRKFYEYNAQNEQVHYSPYNGKVLPGVMFTDNGFWDTFRAVFPFYTLMYPELNGQIMEGLANTYKESGWLPEWASPGHRDCMIGSNSASLIADSYLKGIRGYDIETLYQALLKNSENEGPLSSVGRKGVKYYNELGYVPYDVNVNENAARTLEYAYDDFTIYKLAIALKRPAEEIERFKKRSQHFRNIFDPETKLMRGKNKDGKFQAPFNPFKWGDAFTEGNSWHYTWSVFHDVEGLARLMGGRQQFTEMLDSVFVMAPVYDESYYGSVIHEIREMQIANMGQYAHGNQPIQHMIYLYNYAGQPWKSQYWVRQVMDRLYHAGPDGYCGDEDNGQTSAWYVFSAMGFYPVCPGTDQYVLGAPLFSKMTVTLQDGKKFVIEAPGNGKSNVYTQNITLNGKPHNANWISHSAIQQGGLMKVTMGANPNKQRGTNEAAYPYSFTTTGK